One Keratinibaculum paraultunense genomic window carries:
- a CDS encoding AAA family ATPase, whose translation MNRDLSYKILQDIMTMDDVIPDEHDGSYELVRETVESLSNTDLHRIDIPDLDMLYFMAVGTWKGGVEFRLKKIEESNLPIEEKIRLKSIFNNVVEKAKDHLYENSDKHTWSVGMFGTGFYTFNGKSDKQNAQKFISLCIRIKDLDDDEEIFNIAEETLKNGIKGMQAASASIVLHCLKPNVFPIINNAMIEAAVLLESEDVIFNRPNQLTTYIENSRKIKKFRDEKCKFKNYRALDMKFWEVGKLEEEKYAEIKEEEKPYEMKKETKNMVNNINYWWLNANPKIWSFNDIELGESISYTSRNERGNKRRIYKNFEDVKKGDIVIGYESTPVKAIVAIGHISGEYDGERIWIEKDENLIEPLEYSYLNSIEELKNMEFFQNPQGSLFKLTEEEYEIIMDIIREQNPTIGAKTNETYTKEDFLEEVFIEEEQYENIINLLKYKKNIILQGPPGVGKTFVAKRIAYSIMGEKDDSRIEMVQFHQNYTYEDFIMGYRPVEEGFKLKYGIFYQFCKRALNDPHRSYYFIIDEINRGNISKIFGELMMLIESDKRGSDYAIPLTYSENKFYIPENIYIIGTMNTADRSLAMIDYALRRRFCFVDMEPAFDNLNFKGYLENKSGDLSNIIIDKMNRLNKAIENDISLGRGFRIGHSYFCIDKETITEEDYNNIIKYEIIPLLSEYWFDDFDKVIEWKTELLEW comes from the coding sequence ATGAATAGGGATTTATCCTATAAAATACTTCAGGATATTATGACCATGGATGATGTGATACCAGATGAACATGATGGTTCCTATGAATTAGTAAGGGAAACGGTTGAATCCCTTTCAAATACTGATTTACATAGAATAGATATTCCTGATTTAGATATGCTTTATTTTATGGCTGTAGGAACCTGGAAAGGTGGAGTAGAATTTAGATTAAAAAAAATAGAAGAGAGTAATTTGCCTATAGAAGAGAAAATTAGGTTGAAATCAATTTTTAATAATGTTGTAGAAAAAGCCAAGGATCATTTATATGAAAATAGCGATAAACATACTTGGTCAGTTGGTATGTTTGGAACTGGCTTTTATACTTTTAATGGGAAATCTGATAAACAAAATGCCCAAAAATTTATATCTTTATGTATTAGGATAAAAGATCTAGACGATGATGAAGAGATTTTTAATATAGCCGAGGAAACATTGAAGAATGGAATAAAGGGTATGCAAGCAGCCTCTGCATCTATAGTACTTCATTGCCTAAAACCAAATGTTTTTCCAATAATAAATAATGCTATGATAGAAGCAGCTGTTTTACTAGAAAGTGAAGATGTAATTTTCAATAGACCCAATCAACTTACAACCTATATTGAAAATTCTAGAAAAATTAAGAAGTTTCGTGATGAAAAGTGTAAATTTAAAAATTATAGGGCATTAGATATGAAGTTTTGGGAAGTGGGGAAATTGGAAGAAGAAAAGTATGCTGAAATAAAAGAAGAAGAAAAACCTTATGAAATGAAAAAGGAAACAAAAAATATGGTTAACAATATTAATTATTGGTGGCTTAATGCAAATCCTAAAATATGGAGTTTTAACGATATTGAATTAGGAGAATCCATTAGCTATACATCTAGAAATGAAAGGGGAAATAAGAGAAGAATATATAAAAATTTTGAAGATGTAAAAAAGGGTGATATTGTAATAGGTTACGAGTCCACACCAGTAAAAGCAATAGTTGCGATTGGACATATCTCTGGGGAATATGATGGAGAAAGAATCTGGATTGAAAAAGATGAAAATTTGATAGAACCATTAGAATATAGCTACCTAAATTCCATAGAAGAACTTAAGAATATGGAGTTTTTTCAAAATCCCCAAGGGAGTCTTTTTAAATTAACAGAAGAAGAATATGAAATAATAATGGATATTATTAGGGAACAAAACCCTACTATAGGAGCTAAAACCAATGAAACTTATACAAAGGAAGATTTTTTAGAAGAGGTATTCATAGAAGAAGAGCAATATGAAAATATAATTAATCTATTAAAATATAAAAAGAATATTATCCTCCAAGGACCTCCGGGAGTTGGCAAAACCTTTGTTGCAAAGAGAATAGCTTATTCTATTATGGGCGAAAAGGATGATTCAAGAATAGAAATGGTACAATTCCATCAAAACTATACCTATGAAGACTTTATCATGGGTTACAGACCAGTTGAAGAAGGTTTTAAATTGAAATATGGAATATTTTATCAATTTTGTAAGCGTGCATTAAACGATCCCCACAGAAGCTATTACTTTATCATAGATGAAATAAATAGGGGAAATATAAGCAAAATATTTGGAGAGCTTATGATGTTAATTGAATCAGATAAAAGGGGAAGTGATTATGCCATTCCCTTAACATATTCAGAAAATAAATTTTATATTCCTGAAAATATATATATTATAGGGACTATGAATACAGCAGATAGAAGCCTTGCAATGATTGACTATGCATTGAGAAGGAGATTTTGCTTTGTAGATATGGAACCTGCTTTCGATAATTTGAATTTTAAAGGATATTTAGAAAATAAAAGTGGAGATTTATCCAATATAATAATAGATAAAATGAATAGGCTAAATAAAGCTATTGAAAATGATATATCCCTAGGTAGAGGTTTTCGTATTGGACATAGTTATTTTTGTATTGATAAGGAAACTATAACAGAAGAGGACTACAATAATATCATTAAATATGAGATAATACCACTATTATCTGAATACTGGTTTGATGATTTTGACAAGGTAATAGAGTGGAAGACAGAGCTATTGGAGTGGTAA
- a CDS encoding tryptophanase — protein sequence MNPKYYAEPFKIKVVEPIKILNAEERLKKIEEANYNLFSLDSEDVYIDLLSDSGTGAMSTAQWAGMMVGDEAYSGSRNYKRLVSTAQDIFGYKYIQPVHQGRAAEKVVLPIFLGPGKYAISNMHFDTTRAHVELAGARAIDCVVPEALDTETYYPFKGNMDTDRLKKLIEKYGAENIGLIIMTITNNSAGGQPVSMANLRETSKIAKEYNIPLLIDAARFAENSYFIKTREKGYKDKSIRDIALETFSYGDVFTMSSKKDAIVNMGGLIGVKEDEGLFEEIKARTIPLEGFISYGGLAGRDLEALAIGLEEGIDYNYLKYRIGQMEYLAARLDEAGIPYQSPVGGHAVFVDAKKLLPHIPYYEFPGQALAVELYKEAGIRACDIGSFMIGNDPDTGEQIESEFEFTRLAIPRRVYTQSHLDVIAEALISIKERADSIKGYKIVWEPEILRHFTAKLAPID from the coding sequence ATGAATCCTAAGTATTATGCAGAGCCATTTAAAATCAAAGTGGTGGAACCAATAAAAATTTTAAATGCAGAGGAAAGGTTAAAAAAAATTGAGGAAGCAAATTATAATTTGTTTTCTCTGGATTCAGAAGATGTTTATATTGATTTATTAAGTGATAGTGGTACAGGTGCTATGAGTACAGCTCAATGGGCAGGGATGATGGTAGGGGATGAAGCTTATTCTGGCTCAAGGAATTATAAGAGATTGGTAAGTACTGCTCAAGATATATTTGGATATAAATATATACAACCTGTCCATCAAGGTAGAGCAGCAGAAAAAGTAGTATTACCTATTTTTTTAGGACCTGGGAAATATGCTATTTCTAATATGCATTTTGACACTACTAGAGCTCATGTAGAATTAGCAGGGGCAAGAGCTATAGATTGTGTAGTTCCAGAGGCACTAGATACAGAAACTTATTATCCATTCAAAGGGAATATGGATACAGATAGGCTGAAAAAATTAATAGAAAAGTACGGAGCAGAAAATATTGGATTAATTATAATGACTATTACCAATAATAGTGCAGGTGGACAACCTGTATCTATGGCAAATCTTAGGGAAACTTCAAAAATTGCAAAAGAGTACAACATACCTTTATTAATTGATGCTGCTAGGTTTGCAGAAAACTCATATTTTATAAAGACAAGAGAAAAAGGTTATAAAGATAAATCTATTAGAGACATAGCCCTTGAAACTTTTAGCTATGGCGATGTATTTACAATGAGTTCTAAAAAGGATGCTATAGTAAATATGGGTGGCTTAATAGGTGTTAAGGAGGATGAAGGACTATTTGAAGAAATCAAGGCAAGAACAATACCTTTGGAAGGTTTTATTTCCTATGGAGGATTAGCAGGTAGAGATTTAGAAGCATTGGCTATAGGATTGGAAGAAGGAATAGATTATAATTATTTAAAATATAGAATAGGACAAATGGAGTACTTGGCAGCTAGGTTAGATGAAGCAGGTATACCTTATCAATCTCCAGTGGGAGGGCATGCAGTATTTGTAGATGCTAAAAAACTACTACCACATATACCTTATTATGAGTTTCCAGGTCAAGCATTAGCAGTAGAGCTATATAAGGAAGCAGGAATTAGAGCTTGTGATATAGGTTCTTTCATGATAGGAAATGATCCTGATACAGGGGAACAAATTGAGTCGGAATTTGAATTTACAAGACTTGCCATACCTAGAAGAGTATATACCCAATCTCATTTAGATGTTATAGCAGAAGCTTTAATTTCCATAAAAGAAAGAGCGGATTCAATTAAAGGTTATAAGATAGTTTGGGAACCAGAAATACTTCGTCATTTTACAGCTAAATTAGCACCAATAGATTAA